The Candidatus Syntrophosphaera sp. genome contains a region encoding:
- a CDS encoding 1-acyl-sn-glycerol-3-phosphate acyltransferase produces the protein MWIVKSIHVIWHALILAVFFSRTFVIRLITKNPIKRRLWEIKNTTLTSKWFVHSFHLKLQVRNPERLKELKDQSLLVVGNHASLLDIFALGAQDNYVFITSKDMSETPVLGEVVRSGGTLYTDRKEKASLPQEIKRFAETVRAGFKVVLFPEQSGTDGSHVKEFRKSLFQVAVEGCCTVLPVCIRYLRLDGKPLTDLNRSTVCWYKGINMLKHYWNLLARRIEAELSFLDPVEYDPARNRGELSDLVYEKVSEAFRSYDTQTT, from the coding sequence ATGTGGATAGTCAAGAGCATACACGTGATCTGGCACGCCCTGATCCTGGCTGTATTTTTCAGCCGGACTTTTGTTATCCGGCTGATCACCAAAAATCCGATCAAACGCCGCCTGTGGGAGATCAAGAACACCACCCTCACTTCCAAGTGGTTCGTGCACTCCTTTCATCTCAAGCTGCAGGTGAGAAATCCTGAGCGCCTGAAAGAACTGAAAGACCAAAGCCTGCTCGTGGTGGGAAACCATGCCTCGCTGCTGGATATATTCGCCCTCGGGGCCCAGGACAACTATGTTTTCATCACCTCCAAGGACATGAGCGAAACCCCTGTCCTGGGTGAAGTTGTGCGCTCCGGAGGCACCCTGTATACCGACCGCAAAGAGAAAGCCAGCCTGCCCCAGGAGATCAAGCGCTTCGCGGAAACCGTGCGCGCGGGCTTCAAGGTGGTCCTCTTTCCCGAGCAATCAGGCACCGACGGTTCCCATGTCAAGGAATTCCGCAAATCCCTCTTCCAGGTTGCAGTGGAAGGCTGCTGCACGGTCCTTCCCGTCTGCATCCGCTATCTGCGCCTGGACGGCAAACCGTTGACAGACTTGAACCGTTCCACGGTCTGCTGGTACAAAGGCATCAACATGCTCAAGCACTATTGGAACCTTCTGGCGCGCCGCATCGAGGCAGAACTGAGCTTCCTCGACCCGGTGGAATACGACCCGGCCCGCAACCGGGGCGAACTTTCCGATCTCGTCTACGAAAAGGTGAGCGAGGCATTTCGCAGTTACGACACGCAAACCACATGA